In Lemur catta isolate mLemCat1 chromosome 1, mLemCat1.pri, whole genome shotgun sequence, one DNA window encodes the following:
- the GJD2 gene encoding gap junction delta-2 protein — MGEWTILERLLEAAVQQHSTMIGRILLTVVVIFRILIVAIVGETVYDDEQTMFVCNTLQPGCNQACYDRAFPISHIRYWVFQIIMVCTPSLCFITYSVHQSAKQRERRYSTVFLALDRDPPESMGGPGGTGGGGSGGGKREDKKLQNAIVNGVLQNTENTNKETEPDCLEVKELTPHSSGLRTASKSKLRRQEGISRFYIIQVVFRNALEIGFLVGQYFLYGFSVPGLYECNRYPCIKEVECYVSRPTEKTVFLVFMFAVSGICVVLNLAELNHLGWRKIKLAVRGAQAKRKSVYEIRNKDLPRVSVPNFGRTQSSDSAYV; from the exons ATGGGGGAATGGACCATCTTGGAGAGGCTGCTGGAAGCCGCGGTGCAGCAGCACTCCACTATGATCGGGAG GATCCTGTTGACTGTGGTGGTGATCTTCCGGATCCTCATTGTGGCCATTGTCGGGGAGACGGTGTACGATGATGAGCAGACCATGTTTGTGTGCAACACCCTGCAGCCCGGCTGTAACCAGGCCTGCTATGACCGCGCCTTCCCCATCTCCCACATACGTTACTGGGTCTTCCAGATCATAATGGTGTGTACACCCAGTCTCTGCTTCATCACCTACTCCGTGCACCAGTCTGCCAAGCAGCGAGAACGCCGCTACTCAACTGTCTTCCTAGCCCTGGACAGAGACCCCCCGGAGTCTATGGGGGGTCCTGGaggaactgggggtgggggtagtgGTGGGGGCAAAAGAGAAGATAAGAAGTTGCAAAATGCCATTGTCAATGGGGTGCTGCAGAACACAGAGAACACCAATAAGGAGACGGAGCCAGATTGTTTAGAGGTTAAGGAGCTGACTCCACACTCATCAGGGCTGCGCACTGCATCAAAATCCAAGCTTCGAAGGCAGGAAGGCATCTCCCGCTTCTACATTATCCAAGTGGTGTTCCGAAATGCCCTGGAAATTGGGTTTCTGGTGGGTCAATACTTTCTCTATGGTTTTAGTGTCCCAGGGTTGTATGAGTGTAACCGCTACCCCTGTATTAAGGAGGTGGAATGTTATGTGTCCCGGCCCACTGAGAAGACCGTCTTTCTAGTGTTCATGTTTGCTGTGAGTGGCATCTGTGTTGTGCTCAACCTGGCTGAACTCAACCATCTGGGATGGCGCAAGATCAAGCTGGCtgtgagaggggcccaggccaagAGGAAGTCAGTCTATGAGATCCGTAACAAGGACCTGCCCAGGGTCAGTGTTCCTAATTTTGGCAGGACTCAGTCCAGTGACTCTGCCTATGTGTGA